The following nucleotide sequence is from Planctomycetota bacterium.
CCGCCGGTCCGCGAACACCGGCCAACCAGCCCCTGCCGTCTATGGTGCCGCATGCCGGCGTTCACCCTCAGCCCGGGCGACGAGCGTGCCAAGGCCCGCACCATCGCGGTAGTGCTGGGCGACCAGCTCGATCGCGGCAGCGCCGCTATTCGCGCTCTCGACAAGGGCAGCGACGCCATCGTCATGATGGAGGTCGACGAGGAGGCCAACGCCGGCCCGAGCCACCGCCAGCGGACGGCCCTGTTCTTCAGCGCCATGCGGCACTTCGCCCTGGACATGAAGGACGCCGGCCACCGCGTGCGGTACACGCCCGTCGACCAGCGGGGCAACACCCACGGCATCTCGGGCGAGGTCGAGCGGGCCGCCGCCGCCCTGAAGGCCGAGCGCATCGTCGTCGTCCGGCCCGGCGAGTGGCGGCTGCACGAGGAGGCCACGACCTGGGCAGAGCGCACGGGCTGCGAGGTCGAGATCCTCGAGGATGAGCACTTCACCTGCTCGCTCGAGGATTTCGACGACTGGGCCGACAGCCGCAAGAACCTCACGATGGAGTACTTCTACCGCGAGCGTCGGAAGGCCCTGGGCATCCTCGTGGACGGTGACGGCACGCCCGAAGGCGGCCAGTGGAACTACGACCACGACAACCGCGAGAGCTTCGGCAAGGACGGACCCAATGCGCCCCCGCCGATGCACTTCCGACCCGATGACATCACCAAGGATGTCATCGACCTCGTCCGCGATCGCTACCCCGACGCACCGGGCAACCTGGACGAATTCCGCTGGCCGGTCACGCGGCGCGAGGCCCGCCGCGCCCTGGACGACTTCATCGAGCACCGCCTGCGAGATTTCGGCCCCTTCGAGGACGCGATGTGGACCGGCCAGCCCTGGCTCTACCACAGCGTGCTCAGCGTGCCGCTGAACCTCAAGCTGCTCGATCCGATGGACTGCGTCGAGAAGGCGCTCGAGGCCTACGAAGACGGCAAGGCCCCGCTGAACTCGGCCGAGGGCTTCGTCCGCCAGCTCATCGGCTGGCGGGAGTACATCCGCGGCGTGTACTGGCGGGAGGGCCCGGACTACCGCGACCGCAACTACCTCGGCCAGCACGGCGAGCTGCCCGGCTTCTATTGGACGGGCGAGACCGACATGAAGTGCATGCACGAGTGCCTCAAGCCCGTGCTCGATCATGCGTACGCGCACCACATCCCGCGGCTGATGGTCACCGGCAACTTCGCGATGATCGCCGGCGTGCATCCCAGGGCCATCGGCGACTGGTACTACGGCATGTACGCCGATGCCGTGGACTGGGCGACCACGCCCAACACCATCGGCATGTCGCAGCACGCCGACGGCGTCGCCCGGGGCACGCACAAGAAGAATCCCGTCGTGGGCACCAAGCCCTACGCCGCCAGCGGCAAGTACATCAGCAAGATGAGCAACTTCTGCAAGCACTGCCCCTACGACGTCTCCCGCCGCACGGGCGAGGGCGACAAGGGCCGGGCCTGCCCGTTCAACACGTTCTATTGGGACTTCCTGATCCGCCACGAGGACCGCTTCGGCGGCAACAACCGCATGGCGATGATCATGAAGCACGTCGAGAAGATGGGCCGCGAGGAGAAGGTCTCCATCCGCGTCACGGCCGGCAACCTCCGCAAGGAGATGGGCATCGGCGACATCGAGAGCTGAGGATTCCATGCGCGCACTGATGTGGTTCCGGGCCGATCTCCGCACGCGGGACAACACCGCCCTCGCGGCCGCGTGCGCGGCGGCCGACCGCGGCGTCTTGGCGGTCTTTGCGATCTGCCCCGAGCAGTGGAAGGAGCACGACTGGGGCGACATGAAGGTCGACCTCATCCGCCGATCGCTCGCCGGGCTGTCGGAAGGACTCAAGGGCCGCAACATCGCGCTCAAGATCCTCGTGCACCCGTCCTTTGCTGGCATCGAGGACGAGCTGCTCGCGCTCGCGCGGGAGCACGGCTGCGACGCGCTCTTCTTCAACGCCGAGTACGAGGTGAACGAGAAGCAGCGCGACGGTCGGGTCGCCGCCGCCTTTACGAAGGCGAACATCACCGTGAAGACCTTCCACGACCAGGTGGTCTTCCCGCCAGACTCGGTCCGCACCAAGGAGGACAAGCCCTACACCGTCTACTCGCCCTTCAAGCGGCGGTGGTACGAGTTCTACAAGAACGGCGAGGCTCCCAAGAGCCAGGGGCTGCCCAAGAAGCAGGCCGAGATGGTCTCGACGCCCGACGCCATCCCCGATGCGTTCGAAGGCTTCGACCCCGACGGCGGCCGGCCCGACCTGTGGAAGGCTGGCGAGGACTTCGCGCTCAACCGCCTGCGGGCCTTCGTCGAGTCCCGCATCGACCCCTACAAGGAAGACCGCGACTACCCGTCGATCAACGGCACTAGCGTGCTGAGCCCCTACCTCACCGTTGGCTGCGTCTCCAGCCGCCAGTGCATCGACGCCGCGCTCGACGCCAACAACGGCAAGCTCGATAAGGGCGGCAAGGGCCCCGTGCACTGGATGAGCGAGGTCATCTGGCGGGAGTTCTACAAGCAGATCCTCGTCGCCTTCCCCCGGGTCTGCAAGGGGCGGCCCTTCA
It contains:
- a CDS encoding cryptochrome/photolyase family protein, with translation MPAFTLSPGDERAKARTIAVVLGDQLDRGSAAIRALDKGSDAIVMMEVDEEANAGPSHRQRTALFFSAMRHFALDMKDAGHRVRYTPVDQRGNTHGISGEVERAAAALKAERIVVVRPGEWRLHEEATTWAERTGCEVEILEDEHFTCSLEDFDDWADSRKNLTMEYFYRERRKALGILVDGDGTPEGGQWNYDHDNRESFGKDGPNAPPPMHFRPDDITKDVIDLVRDRYPDAPGNLDEFRWPVTRREARRALDDFIEHRLRDFGPFEDAMWTGQPWLYHSVLSVPLNLKLLDPMDCVEKALEAYEDGKAPLNSAEGFVRQLIGWREYIRGVYWREGPDYRDRNYLGQHGELPGFYWTGETDMKCMHECLKPVLDHAYAHHIPRLMVTGNFAMIAGVHPRAIGDWYYGMYADAVDWATTPNTIGMSQHADGVARGTHKKNPVVGTKPYAASGKYISKMSNFCKHCPYDVSRRTGEGDKGRACPFNTFYWDFLIRHEDRFGGNNRMAMIMKHVEKMGREEKVSIRVTAGNLRKEMGIGDIES
- the phrB gene encoding deoxyribodipyrimidine photo-lyase, encoding MRALMWFRADLRTRDNTALAAACAAADRGVLAVFAICPEQWKEHDWGDMKVDLIRRSLAGLSEGLKGRNIALKILVHPSFAGIEDELLALAREHGCDALFFNAEYEVNEKQRDGRVAAAFTKANITVKTFHDQVVFPPDSVRTKEDKPYTVYSPFKRRWYEFYKNGEAPKSQGLPKKQAEMVSTPDAIPDAFEGFDPDGGRPDLWKAGEDFALNRLRAFVESRIDPYKEDRDYPSINGTSVLSPYLTVGCVSSRQCIDAALDANNGKLDKGGKGPVHWMSEVIWREFYKQILVAFPRVCKGRPFNAKYDIDWRRDDEAQGQFALWCQGRTGYPIIDAGMRQLNQTGWMHNRLRMAVAMFLTKDLLIDWRLGERYFMQKLVDGDLASNNGGWQWSASTGTDAAPYFRIFNPISQSKKFDGDGEYIRRFVDELGGFEGDAVHEPWKHDSLFGDASYPEPIVDHAEARERALDAFKIESANSG